Below is a window of Synechococcus sp. RSCCF101 DNA.
GGACACGATCAAGCCTGGTCCAGGCACGTTACGGCTGTGCCCTGATCCGCTCCGGGGCTGATGAACAAATGTTTGCAGCGTCCCTGCCCCGCCATGCGGCGGCGTGAAAAGCTGCCCTCACCCCTGTCATCCCGCCCATGACCGCGGCCACGCCATCGCCCGCCAGCGATGCCGCCACTCCCGTCGTGAGCGCCTTCTACGACCGCTTCCCCTACCCCGGCGATCCGATGCAGGACGGGCCGCCGCCGGGATACAACTGGCGTTGGTGCCATCGCTGCGTGGTCAGCGCCTGCATCGGAGTGCTGCCCGCCTCGGACCCTTCCCCCCTGCGCATCCTGGACGCCGGCTGCGGCACCGGAGTCAGCACCGATTACCTCGCCCATCTCAACCCCGGTGCCGAGATCCTGGCGGTGGACATCAGCGGCGGGGCGCTGGACCTGGCGAGAACCCGCCTGCAGCGTTCGGGCGGGGACCAGCGGGTCCTCCTGCGCCAGGAACAGCGCAGCTTGCTCGACCTCGCCGGGGAAGGTCCCTTCCATCTGATCAATTCCGTGGGTGTGCTGCACCACCTGCGTGACCCTCTGGCCGGACTTCGCGCCCTGGCGGATCTTCTGGCCCCCGATGGAGTGATGCATCTCTTTCTGTATGCCGCTGCGGGCCGATGGGAGATCCGCCGGACCCAGGCCGCTCTGGCCAGCCTCGGTCTCCAGCCGGATGGTGAGGGTGTGGGCCTGGCGCGCCGGCTTCTGGCCGATCTGCCGGAGGCCAATGCGCTGCGCCGCAGCCACGAGGAACGCTGGGCCATCGACACCGCTGCCGAGTCCAACTTCGCGGACATGTATCTGCACCCGCAGGAGGCGGTGTACGACCTCAACGGTCTGTTCGACCTGATCGAGGCCGCGGGGCTGTCCTTCGCCGGCTTCTCCAACCCCGAGGTCTGGGACCCGGCCCGTCTGCTGCAGGGAGAGCTGCTGGAACGGGCGCTGGCCCTGCCGGAACGCCGCCGCTGGCAACTGGTCGAGCTCCTGGATCCCGCCATCAGCCATCTGGAATTCTTCGTCAGCCGAGAGCCGCTCGTGCGCCGGGACCCTTCGGAGGATCATGCGCT
It encodes the following:
- a CDS encoding bifunctional 2-polyprenyl-6-hydroxyphenol methylase/3-demethylubiquinol 3-O-methyltransferase UbiG, with the protein product MTAATPSPASDAATPVVSAFYDRFPYPGDPMQDGPPPGYNWRWCHRCVVSACIGVLPASDPSPLRILDAGCGTGVSTDYLAHLNPGAEILAVDISGGALDLARTRLQRSGGDQRVLLRQEQRSLLDLAGEGPFHLINSVGVLHHLRDPLAGLRALADLLAPDGVMHLFLYAAAGRWEIRRTQAALASLGLQPDGEGVGLARRLLADLPEANALRRSHEERWAIDTAAESNFADMYLHPQEAVYDLNGLFDLIEAAGLSFAGFSNPEVWDPARLLQGELLERALALPERRRWQLVELLDPAISHLEFFVSREPLVRRDPSEDHALLSLTGERSPCLWGYPSQQLLGRDMQPIHLTEAALSLLDALERAAPGTPFHALPLAMGPDERSRLIRDLVREQVLMLRDVSQVAPEGA